The DNA window CAGTTGCATGTAGCGACCGAGGTTGGCGAGCGCGTTTGTCAGCTGTGCCTGATCGCGATCGCGTGTGGCGGTCACTTGGTCCAGCTGCGACTGGAAGGGACGCGGATCGATCTGGGCCAGCAGATCGCCCGCGTGAACCGCGTGGCCTTCGGCGAAAGCGATCTGCGTCAGCTGTCCCTGAATCTGGCTGCGCACGATATCGGTGTTGTAGGCGATGACGGTGCCGATACCGCGCAGGTAGATCGGCACGTCCTGGGTGCTGACGGTTCCGGCGACGACCGGTATCGAAGGCGCCCGCGCTTGCTGCGGTCGCGGTGATGTTTTGTGCGTGACGGCAAATGCGCCGCCACCCGCGATCAAAACGACAATGATGGCAACAACTGCGGTTCTCAAACGCATGGATGTGGCTCCTATGAACGTGGTGTCAGCAGCCGCCGGAAGACATCGATGATCCTGCCATCGTCGACATTCCCGTAGTCGGACATGGCACCGTGTTCGTCCCGGTCGGCACGACGGTCGACTGGCTCTGCAGCGTAGTATCCGGCAATGGACTGAGGCCGCCCGTTCCGAGCTCGGTGGATCCCACCGGAATTCCGACGCGCCCGACGGTGGTACGCGAGCCGATGGCTGGAGACGAAGCCGATGCGGTTGGACTGGACGATGCGGTCGTGGCGGTCCCGCACGTACCCGACGCGGTTCCGGCGATCCCAGCGCCGTCGAACAGCGGGGTCGGCGCCGAGGTCCCGGATATGGCCCCCGTCGCCGAAGATTCTCCCGGGAGCGAACCGGCGGTTCCGTTCGTCGGATTTCCCATGCCGGAGGCTGCTGTCTGCATCGCCCCCATGGTGCTGGAACACGCCGAGGGCGTCGTCATTGTCATCGCGCTTGAGGCGGAGGAACCTGACGTCATCGGACTAACGCCCGGCGTCGCAAGCTCGATGGCCCCGAGTGGAAGGCCGGTCCCGCCGACCGGCGCCGCCGCACCGATTCCGAGCGGCGAAGTCATACCTAGCGGCGGGGTGACGGCGCCCATGCCGACCTGTGCGAATGCGGCGCCAACGTTACACAATGACCAGACGGTCGCGGCGGCCAAAATCCCTTTTGCAGTCTTTTGTGTGTTACAGTTCTTCATTCCTGATCTCTCCTATTCTCGTGGCTTTCTTCCGAGGAACTGGCATGAAATCGATTGGTCGGGCTCACCGGACCGAGACGGAGATCGCCACATCGACATTGCTTCGGATCGCATTCGAGTATGGGCAGATCGCATGAGCACCCTGGAATGCGGGGATCGATGACCATTCGGACCAGCGCCGTGACCTTGGGGTCGATCCCAACTTCACTAACTTTTATGGGCAAGGATGCCACTCACCATCGTCGCCCATATACTTCCCGGACGCCGGGTCGTAGTACGCCCAACGCTGGGCGCAATAGGAAGCATCAGTGCTCGATACCACGGAGCCAACGCTTGCTTGAATACCGCGGAACCCGCCGCTGCCGACGTGCATCGCAACGCCACCGCGGAGCCCCACGGCGAAGGCCGGGGTTGCAACTGCTAACGCCAATGACAGGGCCGTCGCCCCTATTCCAATTAACTTGCGGTTCGATGTCATCTCATCCTCCTTGTTGCTTAAGTGGTCGAGGCCGCTACCGGCACGTGCGGAATTTGAGTGGCGGCGCATACAGGCCGCCGGACCAGACAACGAGATCGTCAATTGTCCGCGCGGAGAGCAGATCGCGCGTCGCATCCTTTGCATCGATCCTAAGGTCGGATGGCCGCATCACGATCCGGCGTTCGCGCAGATTATCGCTCATGTCTCGAGCTTGAGCGCGTCCAAAGTCCGTGTCTCCGGCGATGGCGCGCACCGTGCCTTCACGTTCCTTGGGAGACCGGCACAGCAGGAGATTTGCGACACCCTGTTCGGTGATGACGTGGGTGACGTCGTCGCCGTAGATCATCACCGGCGGCAATTCGAATCCTGCTGCTGTTGCGAGATCGATCGCGTCGAGCCGCTCCACGAAGCTCGGCATCCCATCTGGCTGGCGGGAGGCGCGATCTGCTCCACGTCGTGACGTGTCTGACATAATGAACCTCTTTCGCTGTCCTTGAAGCGACAGGTGGGAGGTCATCATTGATTATAGAAATGATATTTTATAATATGATTGATCGAAAAAGAGGATCAATCGCATGCTGGAATTCGAGTTGCTGCGTTCCTTTGTTGCCGTAGCCGACTGCGGCGGTTTCCACCACGCCGCGGAGCGGCTCAACCTGACGCAGTCGACGGTAAGCCAGCAGATCAAGCGGCTTGAGCTCGAGACCAAACGGCCCTTGTTCCGGCGGACAACGCGCAGCGTCGCACTGACCGACGATGGCGAGATGCTGCTCGGCGACGCGCGTCGCCTGTTGCAATTTGAGGAAGCGGCCCGTCATCGCCTGGCGGCGCCGCGGCTGTCTGGCACGGCGCGTCTCGGCGTGGTCGAGGAGGTCGCCGGCGGCTCACTGCCTTCGGCGCTCGGCCGCTTCGCCAAGCTCCATCCGGGCGTGAAGCTCGAGGTGCAGATCGGCGTCAGCGCGGAATTGATCGAGCAACTTAATGCGGGGCGGCTTGACGTCGTGTTCGCAAAGCGCCCGCTCGGAACCTCGAAAGGGCGTCTGGTGTGGCGTGAGCCGCTGGTCTGGGCCGCGGCCGACACGTTCGATCTTGTTCCAGGCGCGGCGCTGCCGCTGGCCCTGTATCGCGAGCGATCGGTTTCCCGCGAGGCTGCACTCGCCGCGCTCAACGACAACGAACTGACCTGGGAGATCATCTATACCAGCCCCAGTTTGACAGGCGTGCGCGCGGCGGCGCTCGCGGGCCTCGCCATCACCCCGCTTCCTGCCAGCGCGCTGATCGCGGGCTTGCGCGTTCTCGGTGCGGAAGAGGGGCTGCCGCCTCTTCCTGACCTTGAGTTCGCGATCTACGAGAAGGCACGGCCCGACAAGGCCGCCGCGGCACTGGCTGCGGTTCTGCTGACGCTTGCACAGGGACCATCTCGCCCGGCGATCTGAGATGAACCGGCACTTCAATCGTCGAGAGCCGGCTGTGGGTTGTCAAAAGCTGCATTTGAGGAAGGTCCGCTTCTGGCGCAATGCGGCCGTTCGTACGCAAACAGCATCCCGTGACGGATAAGGAATAAGTAGAGAGTCTCTCAGTTTGGAATCAGGCTCGGGGAGGGGGCGCTTAACGGTTCATAGTGGGAGGCCGCGACATCAGTGCTTCGGTGGCGTGTGCGAACATCCGGGGCGTTCGTCGCGGCAGCTTTCATCCCCTCCGAGACGAACGCCGTCGTAGCGTCGGTAACCAATGTGACGTCAATCCGAACCCGTCGCCGGCTGCGTCGCAGGATATCGCGCTATGTTGCAGATTCGAGGAGATGTAGGACGTGGAGGGATTCGAACCATAGTAAACATTGCTATGCGGCGAGCAGGGGAATCGCCTGTTCGAGCAACCGCAAGAGTCGGGTGTTGCGTGTCCCCGTAGCATAGCAAAGCTCAGACACTGAAAGACAGATAGCCGCCGAGAACGGCGACGACTGTGGAGCCATATACCGGGATCGGCACAGTAGTAGCCCACTTTTGCCGTCCCGCGGTACACCAGAACTCAGGCTGCCTCGGCGACACTGTCGCCGGAGCGGCCTTCCTTGAGCGTGTTGGCCCACCAGACGAGCTCGTCCAGCATCGGCTTGGCGTAGTCGTCGAGGTAGGGATAGTCCGCCATGGACTTGCCCTCGCGCATCATGCCCATCATCTCGATCATACAGATATGAATGGTGCGCGGGAGCGAGGCCACTTGCGCCGTGGCGAGGATATTCCGCAAATGGTCGACGGCGCGGGCCGCGCCGCCGCCGCCATAGCCGAGGAACGTCGCCGGCTTGCGATTGATCTGGGAGGTGAGATAGTCGAGGGCATTCTTCAGCACGGCCGGGATGCTGTGATTGTATTCCGCCGTGACGAAGATGTAGCCGTCGAGGCTGGCGACTTTCTCGCCCCAGCGCAGTGCGACTTCGTTCTGCGGCGGCGCAACGTGCAGTGGCACCTTTTCCTGGAAGAACGGCATGGGATAATCGCGCAGATCGACAATCTCGAAATCGGCGTCATTGCGCTCCTTGGCGATATTGAACAGCCAGTTCGTCGGGATCGGCGAACCGCCCGGGACGGGTCGTGCTGATGATGATTCCGATTTTGGGTCGCTTTTGCATAGTCGCTTTCCTAGACACTTACGATTGGTAAGCCACCATGTAGCGGTAACCACGGTGGGCGGAAGATCGCACTTTTTCCGCAGTGACTTACCCGCCAGTAAGTGAGGTCGCGCTAATCGTCGACGACGGCGCTATCGTCGGGGGATTGCTCCCGGAATCGCTCGCGCGCCTCTTCGATGTCGTTCTGGTTCTCCATCACCCAGTTACCGATCGGGGCCAGCGCAACCTTGAGCGAGCGCCCGCGGTCGGGAGAGCTCGTATTCAACCCGCGGCGGAATCGTGGGGTAAACCGTTCGGATCAAAATCCTGTCATGCTCGAGATTTCGCAGCGTAACGGTCAACATGCGCTGGGAGATGCCATGGATCGTCCGGTGCAATTCCGTGAAGCGCATCCGCCGGTCGCCGAGCACCATCAGAAGAAGGATTGTCCATTTGTCACCGAGCCGCGCCAGGATGTCTCCGGCCCGGCGGCAATCAGCGGGAAGTTGTTGTGGTTCAGAGCTCATGCAGCAAACATAAGGTCGATTACGCCATGAATAAAGACCGCAGGCGCATCGATCTTCGTAATGGACTTTCATCTGGCCGCGGGGAAAGGATGGGCTTATTTGACAGGTATTGATTCTCCCGAGCTGGAATTTCCGCGATCGTGGTGCGACAGCGCGCCTGATTTGCCAGCCATGGACGAGGGGGCGCGGGTCTGAGATCAATCCGCACAGTGGCCGTCATGCCCGCCACCAGGCGCACGCCGTCCGGCACCTGATCGACGCGAATGCGCACCGGCACGCGCGGGCGAGGCGTACCCAGGTGAAGATCGGATTGACCGTGGCGAGCCCCGCGCACGACTGGCCGATCGCCTATGAGGACGTGGCGCCGTGGTACGACAAGGTCGCGTACGACATAGGCATTTCGGGTGACGCCAAGGCGGAGGGGTTGTGGCGACCGGCCGGCCGCGACTACCCGATGCCGCCGATGAAGACCTTCAAGAATGGCGAGGTCTGGCTCAAGGGTTTCGCCGCCAACAACATCCGTATGGTACCGGCGGCGGTTGCCATGAACTCGGTCGACTTCAAGGGTCGGCCTGCCTGCATCTATGACGGCTGGTGCCATGTCGGCTGTCCGATCGGTGCTCTCGCGAATCCGCTGGTGACCTATCTCGGCGAAGCGCGGGCGGCGGGTGCCGAGGTACGGGCGTGGAGCACGGTGACGCGCGTCCTCACCGATGCGTCCGGCAAGAAGGCGACCGGAGTCGAATATTTCGACCGAGATGGCGAAAAGCATATCCAGCCGGCGAGCGTTGTCGTGTGCGCCTCATGGGCGGCGCAGAGCCCACGGCTCCTGCTCAACTCCGCGACCGACAAGCATCCTAACGGCCTCGCCAATGCGAGCGGGCTCGACGAAATCCCAAACGGGTTTGCGGCTGACAGGCACCCATTCAAATGGAATCGATCAACTACTGATGAGTAAATTCGCAAAATGGAGTCAGTTCGCTATCCGCAAATAGTAAAGACCTTGTCGGTCAACCACAGGGAATGTTCCAAACATCCGCTTGGCGAAATGGCCGGTCCTGGCGCAAAATGGCCATTCATCAGCGCATCACGTCCGATCAGATCGGAGACGGGGGAGGCCGATCTACTCCTGAGGGCAATCGAAAACCTCTCCGACGGTGTGCCTAGTTGCACTCGCGCCGCAGCCATCCCTCCTATTGCTCGCAAAGGTATTTTGACCCGCGAGGCGTCGAAAAGTAAGATTCGAGTTCCGCCAACGCGAGCCGCTCCCATTCCTTGGCCTGCTCGAGCAAGGAGAAACGCTGCGGTGGCCGGAACGCCGCTGTTTGCCGATACAGCGAGGCTATCGCGCGAAATCTGCGCACGTTTTCGAGCACCGCTTTGCCGCTCATGATCATTCTCCCAGTCTGGTCCCGGAGCCGATTGTGGCGGGTGGCGATTTTCTAATTCGTTAGCGGGCCCTCCCTCGAGATGTCGAATGGTTTCCGAATTGTTGAGCCTCTCCGTCACGCGCGGCTCGAGCCAGCAACCGCGGTTCAGGTTCACGAAAGGGGAATGTGCGGCTGTATGAAGCGTGGCGCACGTTTTATTTCGTAGGCGCGGCTGATTGCCGCCTACTCCTGCGTCGAGGACTTCTTCAGGCGGGCGATCCACCTTTTGGCGGTCCGGATTTCGATGTCCTTGTTCTGGAAATCTTCCATCGCTTCCAATTCGGCCCGAAACGATTGCCAGGTCCCCAGGGTGTCGAACGGGCTGGGTCGATCGATCATCACGACGGGCAGGCGGCCTGTCACCGAATACTCCATTCCGCGCCACCTTGGCGGCGGTCTTGATGGTTTCAAATAAGCCGAGGTCTCGTCAATGAAAGCCGCGGCATATTCTAGTCGATCGTCACCGGTCGGTTCTTTTGATACTCGGCTTCCTTTTCCGCCAGTTCTTGCGCTCGTCGTTCACCTTTTCCTGGGTAGAAGAATGAATTCGCGTAAGCGTCCAAGAGTGACCCCTTCACCGCTAGGCAGATCAACAACTTGGCTCGCCGATCGGCGGACCCTGATCGATTTAAATTTTCACGCAAATGAAGTGCCATTTTCGACCTTTGGCCTGTCTGCTGCCTATTTGACCGGGAGTTGGCCGGCAGATGTAGGGTCGGCGTCATTGTCCCTGCTGCCCTCGGTCAAAGATTTGACCAGCGATGCTTTCACGCTCGCGACGTGCTCGCGCATCAACATCTCCGCCCGCCACGGCTCGCGGGCAATGATTGCCTCATAGATCCGGTGATGATCGTCGTGCCGGCGGCGAACGTCGCGATGCTCGAAGGCAACGATGTTGCGGCTCGACGACACCGGCACGTGATGGCAGATCCGGATCATCTCGGCCAGCATCCGGTTGCGCGCGGCGGCGAGCAGAGTGTCGTGGAAGTCACCATTGATGTCGCGATAGATCGTAAGATCGCCGGTTTCGAACGAGCCGCGCTCCAGCAATCTGTCTCCGTCGCGAAGGCTGCGCTCGATCGTCGCTTTTTCGTCCGGACTGAGGCCGCGTTCCGCGGCAAACCGCGCCGCAACTCCTTCGAGCGAGGCGCGGATCTCATAGGCATCGACAATAGCATCGAGCGGAAATTCGCGCACGGTGAAGCCGCGATTGGGCGCGTAATCCAGTAATCCCTCGCCCGCGAGCGCTTGCAATGCGGCGCGCACCGGCGTGCGCGAAACCGCCAGCGTCCGGCTGAGCCTGACTTCGTTGAGCCGCTCGCCGGCAGCGACCGAGCCGTTCAGGACGGATTCCCGGATCTGGTCCATAACCGAGAGGGCTCGATTGCCAGCGCGCGATCCGCCGGTTGGCTCGAGAAGGGCTTGGTCTGCCATTGTAGGTGTTGCCTCTGAGTGAGTACACTTGGAAATGCAGCCGCAGCATTCGACCATAAGCTCTCTGAAAAATCCATACTTAGCTACACAATTACCCTGCCTCGACACTGGGCGTGGCGCGGAAATGATATGCAACAGCCAAAGTGTATGTAATTTTGATTGACTCGGTGCTGCCTTCAACGAAACATGGAGCCTCCAACGATGG is part of the Bradyrhizobium erythrophlei genome and encodes:
- a CDS encoding GntR family transcriptional regulator, coding for MADQALLEPTGGSRAGNRALSVMDQIRESVLNGSVAAGERLNEVRLSRTLAVSRTPVRAALQALAGEGLLDYAPNRGFTVREFPLDAIVDAYEIRASLEGVAARFAAERGLSPDEKATIERSLRDGDRLLERGSFETGDLTIYRDINGDFHDTLLAAARNRMLAEMIRICHHVPVSSSRNIVAFEHRDVRRRHDDHHRIYEAIIAREPWRAEMLMREHVASVKASLVKSLTEGSRDNDADPTSAGQLPVK
- a CDS encoding NADPH-dependent FMN reductase, which translates into the protein MVTATWWLTNRKCLGKRLCKSDPKSESSSARPVPGGSPIPTNWLFNIAKERNDADFEIVDLRDYPMPFFQEKVPLHVAPPQNEVALRWGEKVASLDGYIFVTAEYNHSIPAVLKNALDYLTSQINRKPATFLGYGGGGAARAVDHLRNILATAQVASLPRTIHICMIEMMGMMREGKSMADYPYLDDYAKPMLDELVWWANTLKEGRSGDSVAEAA
- a CDS encoding LysR substrate-binding domain-containing protein is translated as MLEFELLRSFVAVADCGGFHHAAERLNLTQSTVSQQIKRLELETKRPLFRRTTRSVALTDDGEMLLGDARRLLQFEEAARHRLAAPRLSGTARLGVVEEVAGGSLPSALGRFAKLHPGVKLEVQIGVSAELIEQLNAGRLDVVFAKRPLGTSKGRLVWREPLVWAAADTFDLVPGAALPLALYRERSVSREAALAALNDNELTWEIIYTSPSLTGVRAAALAGLAITPLPASALIAGLRVLGAEEGLPPLPDLEFAIYEKARPDKAAAALAAVLLTLAQGPSRPAI
- a CDS encoding winged helix-turn-helix transcriptional regulator — translated: MVLGDRRMRFTELHRTIHGISQRMLTVTLRNLEHDRILIRTVYPTIPPRVEYELSRPRALAQGCAGPDR
- a CDS encoding BA14K family protein, whose amino-acid sequence is MQRMRRAICSPRGQLTISLSGPAACMRRHSNSARAGSGLDHLSNKEDEMTSNRKLIGIGATALSLALAVATPAFAVGLRGGVAMHVGSGGFRGIQASVGSVVSSTDASYCAQRWAYYDPASGKYMGDDGEWHPCP
- a CDS encoding malonate decarboxylase subunit alpha — translated: MPSFVERLDAIDLATAAGFELPPVMIYGDDVTHVITEQGVANLLLCRSPKEREGTVRAIAGDTDFGRAQARDMSDNLRERRIVMRPSDLRIDAKDATRDLLSARTIDDLVVWSGGLYAPPLKFRTCR
- a CDS encoding GMC family oxidoreductase N-terminal domain-containing protein; its protein translation is MKIGLTVASPAHDWPIAYEDVAPWYDKVAYDIGISGDAKAEGLWRPAGRDYPMPPMKTFKNGEVWLKGFAANNIRMVPAAVAMNSVDFKGRPACIYDGWCHVGCPIGALANPLVTYLGEARAAGAEVRAWSTVTRVLTDASGKKATGVEYFDRDGEKHIQPASVVVCASWAAQSPRLLLNSATDKHPNGLANASGLDEIPNGFAADRHPFKWNRSTTDE